From the Leptolyngbya sp. O-77 genome, one window contains:
- a CDS encoding protein phosphatase 2C domain-containing protein translates to MLYCSNYSCQAPNSERSKFCQKCRTPLTKRYLWAIGPAAESCRVDELLANRYLVKGGRVLLDTKPGLLPGISTEQIPDELLPYLRLSPYALHVPQVYDWVRLESAGGPEKLALLERSPLYLPNTPSDADPPASDPQLFPSLTDLWPRSSALRQLNWLWQIAHLWQPFATEQVVSSLLMPDLLRVEGPLVRLMELQLDASGIEPTLADLGSLWQQWLPSAHAKVSPHLDALCRDMTGGQLHSAEQVIERLDEALWTVTQELPRQVSLATRTDQGPSRQRNEDACYPPSGTAQAIALTPTTTPLLIVCDGIGGHQGGDVASNLAIAAVQQHLQSSDLSRLSPLVLMQELEAAACAANDLISQRNDEEQRQDRQRMGTTLVMALVRGHELYLAHVGDSRAYWITPWNCHQITQDDDVASREVRMGYSFYREALQHASSGSLVQALGMSSSALLHANVQRFVLDDDSLFLLCSDGLSDNDRVEQYWDLELLPVLGGRANLETVTQRLVDLANSQNGHDNVTVGIVHVHLPSLSPTKLAPTQLPGAEVAPVPTAIASTAVVSPVGSPSAQAAQASNPLPNLSPQPSEPALPNTQVVSPVAAKPRTLPLLLTLLALLGAGALGYWLMRDRLASLTGFPPAPTLPPPAEEDPAIALQPGAFLLIGRAAEGAPGDTSGLVLLSSPPHSRGQSHGIPLPLQPLQRQVWRSPLVAC, encoded by the coding sequence ATGCTCTACTGCTCCAACTATTCCTGCCAGGCACCCAATTCAGAGCGCAGCAAGTTTTGCCAGAAGTGTAGAACGCCGCTGACGAAGCGATATCTCTGGGCGATCGGCCCGGCGGCTGAGTCATGCCGGGTGGATGAGTTGCTGGCCAATCGCTACCTGGTGAAGGGCGGGCGGGTGCTGCTGGATACTAAGCCGGGGCTGCTGCCGGGAATTTCCACCGAGCAGATTCCCGACGAGCTGCTGCCCTATCTGCGGCTGTCGCCCTACGCGCTGCATGTGCCCCAGGTGTATGACTGGGTGCGGCTGGAATCGGCGGGCGGCCCAGAAAAGCTGGCGCTGCTGGAGCGATCGCCCCTTTACCTGCCCAACACGCCGTCCGATGCTGACCCTCCTGCCAGCGACCCCCAGCTTTTCCCCTCGCTGACAGACCTCTGGCCCCGATCCTCTGCGCTGCGCCAGCTCAACTGGCTCTGGCAAATCGCGCACCTGTGGCAGCCCTTCGCCACAGAACAAGTCGTCTCCTCTTTGCTGATGCCGGATCTGCTGCGCGTGGAAGGGCCACTGGTGCGCCTGATGGAACTTCAACTGGATGCATCGGGCATTGAACCGACGCTGGCAGACTTGGGCAGCCTGTGGCAGCAGTGGTTGCCCTCTGCCCATGCGAAAGTGTCGCCCCATCTCGATGCGCTCTGTCGAGATATGACTGGGGGACAACTTCATTCTGCCGAACAGGTGATCGAGCGGCTGGATGAGGCTCTGTGGACGGTTACACAGGAGTTGCCTCGCCAGGTATCGCTGGCCACCCGCACCGACCAAGGCCCCAGCCGCCAGCGCAATGAAGATGCCTGCTATCCGCCCAGCGGCACGGCCCAGGCGATCGCCCTTACCCCCACTACGACTCCGCTGCTAATCGTCTGCGATGGCATCGGCGGGCATCAGGGCGGCGACGTGGCCTCGAATCTGGCGATCGCCGCCGTGCAGCAACACCTCCAGTCCAGCGACCTCAGCCGCCTCAGTCCCTTGGTTTTGATGCAAGAGCTAGAAGCCGCCGCCTGCGCTGCCAACGACTTGATTAGCCAGCGCAACGACGAGGAACAGCGCCAGGATCGGCAGCGCATGGGCACGACGCTGGTGATGGCGCTGGTGCGTGGCCACGAGCTGTATTTGGCGCATGTGGGGGACAGTCGCGCCTATTGGATTACCCCGTGGAACTGTCACCAGATTACCCAGGATGACGATGTGGCCTCGCGCGAAGTTCGCATGGGCTATAGCTTCTATCGAGAGGCGCTGCAACACGCCAGTTCTGGCTCTCTGGTGCAGGCGCTGGGCATGAGCAGTTCGGCTTTGCTCCATGCCAACGTGCAGCGGTTTGTGCTAGACGACGACAGCCTGTTTTTGCTGTGTTCTGACGGGCTGAGCGACAATGATCGGGTGGAGCAGTATTGGGATTTGGAACTGCTCCCGGTGCTGGGCGGACGTGCCAATTTGGAAACCGTCACCCAGCGACTCGTCGATCTGGCGAACTCCCAAAATGGTCATGACAATGTAACCGTTGGCATTGTTCATGTCCATCTTCCCAGCCTGTCGCCTACCAAGCTTGCACCGACGCAGCTTCCTGGTGCAGAGGTCGCCCCAGTCCCAACGGCGATCGCCTCCACCGCTGTCGTTTCTCCCGTCGGCTCTCCCTCCGCCCAAGCAGCGCAAGCCTCCAACCCACTCCCCAATCTCTCACCGCAGCCCAGCGAACCCGCTTTGCCCAACACGCAGGTCGTGTCGCCCGTTGCCGCCAAGCCAAGAACCCTGCCGCTGTTGCTGACCCTCCTGGCGCTGCTGGGGGCGGGGGCGCTGGGCTACTGGCTAATGCGCGATCGCCTGGCCAGTTTGACGGGGTTTCCCCCTGCGCCTACCCTACCCCCCCCTGCTGAAGAAGACCCGGCGATCGCCCTTCAGCCCGGCGCGTTTCTGCTGATCGGACGAGCAGCCGAGGGCGCACCCGGCGACACCTCCGGACTAGTGCTGCTGTCCTCACCCCCCCACAGTCGAGGGCAGTCCCACGGCATCCCCCTCCCCCTGCAACCCCTGCAACGACAGGTCTGGCGATCGCCCCTGGTAGCGTGCTGA
- a CDS encoding CHAT domain-containing protein — MLSSDHPCLRLAIRRLTAADADHYAIWVLQAPSQAGYVHHDRAWPAELTELWQAWQSMFSLRDLPAVPRIPAVVLPPPQPDDPTPGYAGRLMQHLGVSLWQWLFDGSIQNSLAQSQGIAQGQGRSLRLRLEIRDPELMALPWEIMQPQPGRQAIALSQQLLFSRTTNEVDPLPALREENSLRILLVQGQDAEPDRSLSTSDFRLQLQQEADALTALLQDVSQGEAFHRFVPPVPCEVTTLMQPTAAELTSHLETKQYNVLFYSGHGMPGPDGGMLFLRPDATMNGTELAQVLTRCRIKLAVFNACWGAQPEMQGDRPIPRSSLAEVLIHHGVPAVLGMRDRIAEHEAHSFIQRFARALAERSPIDEAVAIARQHLLTLYRFNQIAWTLPVLYMHPEFDGELVKPLTEGVTEIPENPSSWGEVPFPSACLRAVEPPHQTWPIYGGMVRVGFLEGNDLVIKSPGVSRRHAEIFYRGSVGAASAEQVYVLRDFSRFGTFLLEPQGQWRKVHQEEVALKPHSRLRFGTFQLEFVPNDLTPPL, encoded by the coding sequence ATGCTTTCGTCTGATCATCCCTGCCTGCGGCTTGCGATTCGCCGCCTTACCGCTGCTGACGCAGACCACTATGCGATTTGGGTGCTACAGGCCCCATCGCAGGCAGGCTATGTGCATCACGACCGAGCTTGGCCAGCAGAGCTAACCGAACTTTGGCAAGCATGGCAGTCGATGTTTTCCTTGCGGGATTTGCCCGCAGTTCCCCGGATTCCGGCAGTAGTGTTGCCACCACCCCAGCCCGACGACCCAACACCGGGCTACGCGGGCCGCCTGATGCAGCATTTGGGCGTGAGCCTTTGGCAGTGGTTGTTTGACGGTTCCATCCAAAACAGCCTGGCCCAGAGTCAGGGCATTGCTCAGGGCCAGGGGCGATCGCTCCGACTGCGACTAGAGATTCGTGACCCTGAGCTAATGGCGCTGCCCTGGGAAATCATGCAGCCCCAGCCCGGACGACAGGCGATCGCCCTCAGCCAGCAGCTCTTGTTTAGCCGCACCACCAACGAAGTCGATCCACTGCCGGCCTTGCGCGAAGAAAACTCGCTGCGGATTTTGCTAGTGCAGGGACAGGACGCTGAACCCGATCGCAGCCTCTCTACCAGCGACTTTCGACTCCAGTTGCAGCAAGAGGCCGACGCGCTGACGGCGCTGCTTCAGGACGTGTCTCAGGGAGAAGCGTTTCATCGCTTTGTGCCGCCTGTGCCCTGCGAGGTGACGACGCTGATGCAGCCGACTGCCGCCGAACTCACGTCTCACCTAGAAACCAAGCAGTACAACGTGCTGTTTTACTCTGGCCACGGGATGCCTGGCCCAGACGGCGGAATGCTCTTCTTGCGTCCCGATGCAACGATGAATGGGACGGAACTGGCGCAGGTGCTGACCCGCTGCCGTATCAAGCTGGCCGTGTTCAACGCCTGCTGGGGCGCACAGCCCGAAATGCAGGGCGATCGCCCCATTCCCCGCAGCAGCCTGGCCGAAGTGCTGATTCATCATGGCGTACCGGCGGTGCTGGGGATGCGCGATCGCATTGCCGAACATGAGGCCCACAGCTTTATCCAGCGGTTTGCGCGGGCCTTGGCCGAGCGATCGCCCATTGATGAGGCCGTGGCGATCGCCCGCCAGCATTTGCTCACGCTCTATCGCTTCAACCAGATCGCCTGGACGCTGCCCGTCCTCTACATGCATCCAGAATTTGACGGCGAATTGGTCAAACCGCTGACAGAAGGGGTTACCGAAATTCCCGAAAATCCTTCTAGCTGGGGTGAGGTGCCGTTTCCCTCTGCCTGCCTCCGCGCTGTCGAGCCGCCCCACCAAACTTGGCCCATCTACGGCGGCATGGTGCGGGTTGGCTTTTTGGAAGGCAATGACCTGGTGATTAAATCTCCTGGCGTTTCTCGTCGCCACGCCGAGATTTTCTATCGCGGGTCGGTCGGGGCAGCTAGCGCAGAGCAGGTTTATGTCCTGCGCGACTTTTCTCGCTTTGGCACGTTTCTGCTAGAGCCGCAAGGCCAGTGGCGCAAGGTGCATCAAGAAGAGGTCGCCCTCAAGCCCCACAGCCGCCTCCGATTTGGCACATTTCAGCTAGAGTTTGTGCCCAATGACCTCACCCCGCCCCTGTGA
- a CDS encoding PrsW family glutamic-type intramembrane protease, with amino-acid sequence MTDFGPQVAYLRLCAPTGAAQADVVYPLPLTREVRLGRDPDCQIVVDSAAYSGVSRFHACIEATPDRVGWQLRDLESTNGTYLNGRLLYRVERLRAGDRLSLGQRGPQFVFELRPVQSADDASITDARLIPTVSSDLQAEANLLDPSEDAGLADEGITVSQLFPILSTGTDLLQRAYLVPGIITISFVVLLFIAVGNPPVFNVTLATYLAIAAYYVVYQFCGKPKPLWWLLGAALMMVVLLLSPVLNLFIYVFQDLLPGDIPTQFSGNLLVLLGQMFIGAGLMEELLKAIPVLVACAVGLALRSPWRERLGVWEPLDGILLGTASAVGFTLLETLGQYVPSVIQNVNMQGGIGLGEVSGLQILIARVLGSIAGHIAYSGYLGYFIGLSMLKPAHRWRTLGTGYLTASALHTLWNVCGILNLSALAIVGSMSYAFLMAAILKARKLSPTRHENFATQLRRRG; translated from the coding sequence GTGACGGACTTTGGGCCCCAGGTCGCCTATCTGCGGCTATGTGCCCCGACGGGCGCAGCCCAGGCAGATGTGGTGTATCCTCTCCCGCTGACGCGAGAGGTGCGGCTGGGGCGCGATCCAGACTGCCAAATTGTGGTCGATTCGGCGGCCTACAGCGGCGTTTCCCGGTTTCATGCCTGTATCGAAGCCACGCCCGATCGCGTGGGCTGGCAACTCCGCGACCTGGAAAGTACGAACGGGACTTACCTGAATGGACGACTGCTGTATCGGGTAGAGCGGCTGCGGGCGGGCGATCGCCTCTCCTTGGGCCAGCGCGGGCCGCAGTTTGTGTTTGAGCTGCGCCCGGTTCAGTCGGCGGATGATGCTTCGATCACCGATGCCCGCCTAATTCCCACCGTGTCGAGCGATTTGCAGGCAGAGGCCAATTTGCTAGACCCGTCGGAAGATGCAGGGCTTGCCGATGAAGGCATCACCGTCAGCCAGTTGTTTCCTATTCTTTCCACTGGAACCGATCTGCTCCAGCGGGCTTACCTGGTGCCAGGAATCATCACCATCAGCTTTGTGGTGCTGCTGTTTATTGCAGTAGGCAATCCCCCCGTGTTTAATGTCACGCTGGCGACCTATCTGGCGATCGCCGCCTATTACGTGGTCTATCAGTTTTGCGGCAAGCCCAAGCCCTTGTGGTGGCTGCTGGGGGCGGCGCTGATGATGGTGGTGCTGCTGCTCAGCCCGGTGCTGAACCTGTTTATTTATGTGTTCCAAGACCTACTGCCCGGAGACATTCCCACTCAGTTTTCTGGCAACCTGCTGGTGCTGCTGGGGCAGATGTTTATCGGGGCGGGGCTGATGGAGGAACTGCTGAAGGCGATTCCAGTGTTGGTGGCCTGCGCGGTGGGGCTGGCGCTGCGATCGCCCTGGCGAGAGCGACTGGGCGTGTGGGAGCCGCTGGACGGTATCCTGCTGGGCACTGCTTCGGCCGTCGGCTTCACGCTGCTGGAAACGCTTGGACAATACGTGCCCAGTGTGATTCAGAACGTGAACATGCAGGGAGGAATCGGGCTGGGGGAAGTATCGGGGCTGCAAATTTTAATTGCCCGCGTGCTGGGGTCGATCGCCGGACACATCGCCTATAGCGGTTATTTGGGCTATTTCATCGGCCTCAGCATGTTGAAGCCGGCCCACCGCTGGCGGACTCTAGGAACGGGCTACCTGACGGCTTCTGCGCTGCACACGCTCTGGAACGTCTGCGGCATTTTGAATTTGTCGGCGCTGGCCATCGTCGGCAGCATGTCCTATGCGTTTCTGATGGCAGCCATTCTCAAAGCCCGCAAACTCTCGCCCACGCGCCATGAGAACTTTGCCACGCAACTGAGGCGGCGGGGGTAG
- the def gene encoding peptide deformylase, with amino-acid sequence MPSQTTSSIFVEKKKLSKPPLELHYLGDRVLRQPAKRIPKVDDEVRQLARQMLQTMYSEDGIGLAAPQVGVHKQLIVIDIHLDEPKTPPLVLINPSITRQSSKTCVIQEGCLSIPGVFLDVTRPEEIEVFYKDEMGRPQKLVANDLLARVILHEMDHLNGVMFVDRVDNALALNQELSKNGFSVQAVKPIA; translated from the coding sequence ATGCCTTCTCAAACCACCTCGTCTATTTTTGTCGAAAAGAAAAAGCTGTCGAAGCCGCCGCTGGAGCTACACTACCTGGGCGATCGCGTGCTGAGGCAGCCTGCCAAGCGCATTCCCAAAGTGGACGACGAGGTGCGCCAACTGGCGCGGCAAATGCTGCAAACCATGTACAGCGAAGACGGCATTGGGCTGGCGGCTCCCCAAGTCGGGGTTCACAAGCAGCTCATTGTGATTGACATTCACCTGGATGAACCCAAGACCCCGCCCCTGGTGCTAATCAACCCCAGCATTACGCGCCAGAGCAGCAAAACCTGCGTGATTCAGGAGGGCTGTCTGAGCATTCCGGGTGTATTTCTGGACGTGACGCGCCCAGAAGAGATTGAGGTGTTTTACAAAGACGAGATGGGCCGCCCGCAAAAGCTGGTAGCAAATGATCTATTGGCGCGGGTCATTTTGCACGAAATGGATCACCTGAATGGCGTGATGTTTGTAGACCGGGTGGACAACGCCCTGGCGCTGAACCAAGAGCTAAGCAAGAATGGCTTTTCGGTGCAGGCTGTGAAGCCTATTGCCTGA